A single Primulina eburnea isolate SZY01 chromosome 11, ASM2296580v1, whole genome shotgun sequence DNA region contains:
- the LOC140805445 gene encoding uncharacterized protein yields the protein MATRVKGHGRPRHDIPVAQDQGSATHTQMDKTPTPMEILLARFQSLHPPMLKGTENALECENWLENMDQLFESLEYPDDRRIKLVVHQLLDVAKSWKYRGAQFANLKQGNLNIEDYVAKFSNLLRFAPHVASDEEAKADHFINGLNPHIFTLVNTGRPNIFAEALDRAKAAETAIIRQRGYQL from the exons ATGGCTACTCGAGTTAAAGGTCATGGTAGACCTAGACATGACATACCAGTGGCACAAGATCAGGGAAGTGCAACTCATACTCAGATGGATAAAACtccgactccgatggagatactGTTAGCCAGATTTCAGTCTTTGCACCCACCGATGttgaaaggtaccgagaatgcattAGAGTGTGAGAACTGGTTGGAGAATATGGATCAATTATTTGAATCTCTTGAGTATCCAGATGATCGTAGAATCAAATTAGTTGTTCATCAGTTATTGGATGTTGCTAAGAGTTG GAAATATAGGGGAGCCCAGTTTGCAAATTTAAAGCAGGGAAATCTGAATATTGAGGACTATGTTGCTAAGTTCTCGAATTTACtgagatttgctcctcatgtagcatCCGATGAAGAAGCTAAGGCCGATCATTTCATAAATGGTCTTAATCCTCATATATTTACCCTGGTTAATACTGGAAGGCCTAACATTTTTGCTGAGGCTCTTGATCGAGCCAAGGCAGCTGAAACTGCAATCATTAGGCAGAGAGGTTAtcaattgtaa